A single genomic interval of Brevibacillus brevis harbors:
- a CDS encoding carbohydrate ABC transporter permease codes for MRKAATVQELPGVSQSKTAVRSQTFVWSDLASRLRPYLYLAPALICFVLFFFYPIGSIIYLSFQDWSLINLEQMEWVGLQNYQDLMVDGDFHQVLGNTAVFTIATVGIGLTLSFLLALWLNKKAKVYGIIQATVFSPHIISLVSVSMLWMWLMDPQFGLLNAGLEAVGLPAYTWLTDPKSSLLSLIIVSIWKGVGYNTLIFIAGLQSIPGDIYEAAALDQSPWWRTLRRITIPMLSPTIFFLLIINTISSFQAFDTIAIMTQGGPINSTNMLVYYIYEQGMDFYNGGIASAASVILLILVGILTALHFLVMSKRVHYR; via the coding sequence ATGCGAAAAGCGGCAACTGTACAGGAGTTGCCGGGTGTAAGCCAGTCGAAAACAGCAGTGCGTTCACAGACATTTGTATGGTCTGACCTCGCATCCCGACTGCGTCCGTACTTGTATCTGGCACCCGCATTGATTTGCTTTGTCCTGTTCTTCTTTTACCCGATTGGCTCGATCATTTATTTGAGCTTTCAGGACTGGTCATTGATCAATTTGGAGCAAATGGAATGGGTAGGCTTGCAAAACTATCAGGACTTGATGGTAGACGGAGATTTTCATCAAGTATTGGGAAATACCGCGGTCTTTACGATTGCGACAGTGGGGATCGGCTTGACACTATCCTTTCTGCTCGCCCTCTGGCTGAACAAAAAGGCAAAGGTGTACGGCATTATTCAGGCAACTGTTTTCAGTCCTCACATCATTTCGCTGGTATCTGTCTCGATGCTGTGGATGTGGCTGATGGACCCGCAGTTTGGCTTGTTGAACGCAGGACTGGAAGCGGTCGGATTGCCTGCGTATACGTGGCTGACTGACCCAAAAAGCTCCTTATTATCACTGATTATCGTCAGCATTTGGAAAGGTGTCGGCTATAACACGCTCATATTCATCGCAGGACTGCAAAGCATTCCGGGCGATATATACGAGGCAGCAGCGCTCGATCAATCGCCGTGGTGGCGAACGCTGAGACGGATTACGATACCGATGCTGTCACCGACGATTTTCTTTTTGCTCATTATCAATACGATCTCATCCTTTCAAGCGTTTGACACGATTGCCATTATGACGCAGGGTGGTCCAATCAATAGTACAAACATGCTTGTCTACTACATTTACGAGCAGGGCATGGACTTCTACAATGGCGGGATTGCTTCGGCTGCCTCTGTCATTTTGCTGATACTGGTAGGGATTTTAACAGCTTTGCATTTCCTGGTGATGTCCAAGCGCGTGCATTATCGCTGA
- a CDS encoding methyl-accepting chemotaxis protein has product MFLFNKLRNKMILWFLVVAVIPLTAVSLFITSSFSSILIDKQKSSYVDLTSSTAIAMDQYLDRRMTEIQILARTADIQSDDAAAKNEFIRKFTEEMKLYDGNTFIASDGKVTADTFPKSVGINLAERQFFKDGMQDKSSFSDVLVAKTTGNRSIIVASPVKAKNNEKLGVLTGLVNVDDFTATFLKDLKVGNDGYPILVDNKDQIQYHPTEDLIGKPLEESALPQPLQEILTSGKTEKGSYSYSDNGKEYVVTYSPIPKTNFGLYLHIPVESITSAVSSVTTMVTIIVIAVVAVVIAIAYAVSLQISRPIAAVASVANRISEGELTVQPLQIRTRDEVGQLSQSVNTMVLNLRTIIQQVNDTASDLASSAEELSVNADHTSKATEQIAITIQEVAYGAEKQVKSVEDSVTAIQGVSTGAQQVATNAQQAAESALDASQIAVEGNQALQVVISQMQSIESTVGNIADIVKRLGNSSQEIGQIVQVITAIAEQTNLLALNAAIEAARAGEQGRGFAVVADEVRKLAEQSAQSAQQIKLLITTIQLESNQAVLSMEQGTQEVATGLTVVNHAGKSFEQIQDAVTQVASQIQEVKAYSEQMSLGTKQVVELVSVIEEVAENSADGTQSVSAATEEQLAAMEEVSSSASSLAKIAEELQSHVSKFKI; this is encoded by the coding sequence ATGTTTTTGTTCAACAAGCTCAGGAACAAAATGATTCTTTGGTTTCTCGTCGTGGCCGTCATTCCACTTACTGCCGTTTCGTTGTTTATCACGAGCAGCTTTTCATCCATTCTGATTGATAAACAAAAATCATCCTATGTTGACCTTACTTCTAGTACAGCCATAGCTATGGATCAATATCTGGATCGGCGTATGACAGAAATTCAGATTTTAGCCCGTACCGCGGATATTCAATCCGATGATGCAGCGGCAAAAAATGAATTCATCCGCAAGTTTACCGAGGAAATGAAACTGTATGACGGAAATACGTTTATCGCAAGCGATGGAAAAGTAACGGCTGATACGTTCCCCAAAAGCGTTGGAATCAATCTTGCCGAGCGCCAATTCTTCAAAGACGGTATGCAGGACAAGTCCAGCTTCTCCGATGTTCTTGTTGCGAAAACAACCGGCAATCGCTCTATCATCGTCGCTTCCCCTGTAAAAGCGAAAAACAATGAGAAGCTTGGTGTTTTGACCGGGCTCGTCAATGTAGATGACTTCACAGCTACATTTCTCAAAGATTTGAAAGTAGGCAACGATGGTTATCCGATTCTCGTTGATAACAAGGACCAGATTCAGTACCATCCTACCGAGGATCTGATCGGAAAACCGCTTGAGGAATCCGCTCTGCCGCAACCATTACAGGAAATCCTTACATCAGGAAAAACAGAAAAGGGCTCATACAGCTACTCGGACAACGGCAAGGAATACGTTGTCACCTATTCCCCCATTCCCAAGACCAACTTTGGTTTGTATCTGCATATCCCTGTCGAATCCATAACGTCTGCGGTTTCATCCGTTACCACCATGGTTACGATCATTGTCATCGCTGTTGTTGCTGTTGTGATCGCAATCGCATACGCTGTTTCCCTGCAAATCTCACGCCCTATTGCGGCAGTTGCCTCTGTGGCTAATCGCATTTCCGAGGGTGAACTGACTGTACAACCCTTGCAAATTCGAACCAGGGATGAGGTTGGACAGCTATCCCAATCCGTAAACACAATGGTGCTCAACCTGCGAACGATTATTCAACAAGTAAATGATACAGCTTCAGATCTTGCTTCTTCAGCAGAGGAATTGTCGGTCAACGCCGACCATACGAGCAAGGCTACCGAGCAAATTGCAATCACGATTCAGGAAGTAGCGTACGGTGCGGAAAAGCAAGTGAAGAGTGTAGAGGATAGTGTCACCGCAATTCAAGGCGTATCGACAGGGGCTCAGCAGGTTGCCACGAATGCACAGCAAGCTGCCGAATCAGCTTTGGACGCTTCCCAAATTGCAGTGGAAGGCAATCAGGCCCTTCAGGTCGTTATCAGCCAGATGCAGTCGATCGAGAGCACTGTCGGTAACATTGCCGATATCGTTAAACGATTAGGGAACAGCTCGCAGGAAATCGGGCAAATCGTCCAAGTCATCACCGCCATAGCTGAACAAACAAATCTGTTAGCGCTTAACGCAGCTATTGAAGCGGCGAGAGCTGGTGAACAGGGGCGCGGATTCGCCGTGGTGGCAGACGAAGTGCGCAAATTGGCTGAGCAGTCCGCACAATCAGCGCAACAGATCAAACTGTTGATTACGACGATTCAGCTCGAATCCAACCAGGCTGTCCTTTCGATGGAGCAGGGCACCCAAGAGGTCGCCACTGGACTTACGGTCGTTAACCATGCAGGCAAGTCCTTCGAACAGATCCAAGATGCTGTCACGCAGGTGGCAAGCCAAATTCAAGAAGTAAAGGCTTATTCTGAGCAAATGTCTTTGGGCACCAAGCAGGTGGTAGAATTGGTCAGTGTCATTGAAGAAGTAGCGGAGAATTCTGCTGACGGAACACAAAGCGTGTCGGCCGCCACAGAAGAACAACTGGCAGCTATGGAAGAAGTCAGTTCATCAGCTTCTTCCCTGGCAAAAATAGCCGAAGAACTGCAATCTCATGTAAGTAAATTCAAGATATAG
- a CDS encoding carbohydrate ABC transporter permease: MYRVVLASRKTVEWIGLLIVAFLFVFPFLWMASTAFKTMPEVRQFPPTLLPETWEWSNFAQAWESGPFLMYTWNSILVAVGILVLQFLTAVPAAYAFARYKFPGRNLLFGLVLIVLMIPGQVIFLPIYVQLSGWGLVNTLWSLILPYAASAFGIFLLRQAFMQVPDEVIEAARLDNASEWKIMWTIMVPMAKPVLVTFGLFSFIYHWNDYFWPLIMTNSDEVRTLPIGISSLHMSDGGTLWNVMMAGNMILILPILVIFFVAQRHIIKAFIYQSK; the protein is encoded by the coding sequence ATGTATCGAGTGGTTTTGGCTTCACGCAAGACCGTGGAATGGATTGGACTTTTGATCGTGGCTTTCCTGTTTGTGTTCCCGTTTCTGTGGATGGCATCGACGGCTTTCAAAACGATGCCAGAGGTTCGGCAATTTCCCCCGACGCTTTTGCCTGAGACGTGGGAGTGGAGCAACTTCGCCCAAGCGTGGGAATCAGGTCCGTTCCTTATGTATACGTGGAACAGCATTCTGGTGGCGGTAGGGATTTTGGTCCTGCAATTTTTGACGGCGGTGCCTGCGGCTTACGCTTTCGCACGCTACAAGTTTCCCGGTCGCAATCTGTTGTTTGGTCTTGTCTTGATTGTCTTGATGATTCCCGGACAAGTCATCTTTTTGCCGATTTACGTGCAATTGAGTGGCTGGGGGCTCGTCAACACGCTATGGTCGCTCATCCTGCCGTACGCAGCCAGTGCTTTCGGAATCTTCCTGCTCAGGCAAGCATTCATGCAGGTGCCCGATGAAGTGATCGAGGCAGCACGTCTGGATAACGCGTCCGAATGGAAGATCATGTGGACAATCATGGTCCCGATGGCGAAGCCAGTGCTGGTCACTTTCGGACTATTCAGCTTTATTTACCACTGGAACGACTATTTCTGGCCGCTGATTATGACCAACAGCGACGAGGTACGCACCTTGCCGATCGGAATATCCAGCTTGCACATGTCCGACGGCGGAACCTTGTGGAACGTCATGATGGCGGGCAACATGATTCTTATTCTACCGATTCTCGTGATTTTCTTCGTGGCACAACGGCATATTATCAAAGCGTTCATCTATCAATCCAAATAA
- a CDS encoding ABC transporter substrate-binding protein, with the protein MFSLKKTGTILCALTIGLSGVLAGCGSSGKEQSTSIGSTSQPAASTESSGPVQIDFWYALGGVRGKTIEDMVKKFNETHKDIIVKPAYQGAYQENHSKVLASVAAGNNPDVTMVEIASIAAFADAKVLEDLTPYSQGDEKKYIPGLMKNSYWNDKLYAVPFNRSTPLLYINRDMLKEAGLDSNGPKTWDELVSFSQKLSKKEGDKITRYGFSTPVDIWFYEALVFQGGGNILSENGKELTINNEAGKAPLELWSKMVKEGIMKNPPGENYNAWDVAEQDFLNQKVGMIFTSTGSLTELKKNAKFDMGAAFLPANKTFGTPTGGANLVMLAKSTDAEKKAAWEFMKWMTDTEQTVPWSIASGYMPVTTEAIDSAEMKAFYEKEPNFKVAVDQLQYGYPRPMAPGYKELQDVIQKELQRAMLGQATVDEAMQTATEKGSKLLKK; encoded by the coding sequence ATGTTTTCATTGAAAAAGACTGGAACGATTCTATGTGCATTGACTATCGGTTTGTCAGGTGTGTTGGCTGGATGCGGATCATCTGGTAAAGAACAGTCTACGAGTATAGGCAGCACTTCTCAGCCAGCAGCGTCTACAGAATCCAGCGGCCCTGTCCAAATTGATTTCTGGTATGCGTTGGGTGGCGTTCGTGGGAAAACCATCGAGGATATGGTCAAAAAATTCAATGAAACACATAAAGATATTATCGTCAAACCAGCCTACCAAGGTGCGTATCAAGAGAACCACTCCAAGGTACTGGCATCTGTAGCAGCGGGCAACAATCCAGATGTCACGATGGTCGAGATCGCTTCGATCGCAGCATTTGCGGATGCAAAGGTTTTGGAAGATTTGACGCCATACTCGCAAGGGGATGAAAAGAAGTACATTCCAGGTCTCATGAAAAACTCTTATTGGAATGACAAGCTGTACGCAGTGCCATTTAACCGCTCCACCCCACTGTTGTACATCAACCGCGATATGTTAAAAGAAGCAGGACTTGATTCAAACGGTCCGAAAACATGGGATGAGCTCGTCAGCTTCTCGCAAAAGCTGAGCAAAAAAGAAGGAGACAAAATTACCCGGTACGGCTTCTCGACGCCTGTTGATATCTGGTTCTACGAAGCGCTTGTTTTCCAAGGCGGAGGTAACATCCTGAGTGAGAACGGCAAGGAGCTGACAATCAACAACGAAGCAGGAAAAGCACCGCTTGAGCTCTGGTCCAAAATGGTGAAGGAAGGCATTATGAAAAACCCTCCAGGAGAGAACTACAATGCGTGGGATGTAGCGGAGCAAGACTTCCTGAATCAAAAAGTGGGCATGATTTTCACCTCGACAGGTTCCTTGACGGAATTGAAGAAAAATGCCAAATTTGACATGGGTGCAGCTTTCTTGCCAGCCAATAAAACGTTTGGTACGCCAACGGGCGGCGCGAATCTCGTGATGCTGGCAAAGTCGACCGATGCAGAGAAAAAAGCAGCGTGGGAGTTCATGAAGTGGATGACCGATACCGAGCAAACGGTTCCGTGGTCAATCGCTTCCGGTTATATGCCTGTCACGACAGAAGCCATTGATTCGGCTGAAATGAAGGCATTCTACGAAAAAGAGCCAAACTTCAAGGTCGCGGTAGATCAACTGCAATACGGCTATCCACGTCCAATGGCTCCAGGCTACAAAGAATTGCAGGATGTGATCCAAAAAGAATTGCAGCGTGCGATGCTTGGCCAAGCGACTGTTGATGAAGCGATGCAGACGGCAACGGAAAAAGGCAGCAAGCTTTTGAAGAAATAA
- a CDS encoding glycerophosphodiester phosphodiesterase, whose amino-acid sequence MNICMAHRGWSGKAPENTMTAIRLALAEPAIKAMEIDVQLTRDGVPVLIHDFTLERTTNGRGLVMDHTLAELRELDAGSWFGDKFAGEKIPTLEEVLIAVKGRCTLNIELKATSDMYPGIAEKVLSLVERHGMKQEVHLTSFDHDLIRHVRTLDQEVETGLIVYGRPVLMLEQMEAAGATILSMGYPFLNRELTVAAIEKGFKVIAWTLDDPKHIREVISWHPEIQICTNHPDRMWEFV is encoded by the coding sequence ATGAACATTTGTATGGCACATCGCGGGTGGTCAGGTAAAGCCCCGGAGAATACAATGACAGCGATTCGACTGGCTTTGGCAGAGCCAGCTATCAAAGCAATGGAAATTGATGTTCAACTGACGCGTGACGGTGTTCCGGTGCTGATTCATGACTTTACGCTGGAACGCACGACGAATGGCCGCGGTCTGGTCATGGATCATACCTTGGCCGAGCTGCGTGAGCTGGATGCAGGTAGCTGGTTTGGTGACAAGTTTGCGGGCGAAAAAATCCCTACACTAGAGGAAGTGCTGATCGCAGTAAAAGGTCGCTGCACGCTAAATATCGAGTTGAAAGCAACGAGTGACATGTACCCGGGTATCGCTGAAAAGGTGCTCTCGCTTGTAGAAAGGCATGGAATGAAGCAAGAGGTGCACCTGACTTCATTTGACCACGATTTGATCCGTCACGTCCGCACACTCGATCAAGAAGTGGAGACAGGCCTAATTGTTTATGGCCGCCCTGTACTCATGCTGGAACAGATGGAGGCAGCAGGTGCTACGATCCTCTCCATGGGATATCCGTTTCTGAATCGTGAGCTAACAGTAGCCGCGATTGAAAAAGGCTTCAAAGTCATCGCGTGGACGCTGGATGATCCGAAGCATATCCGTGAAGTCATTTCGTGGCATCCCGAGATTCAAATTTGCACGAACCATCCTGACCGGATGTGGGAGTTTGTGTAA